In one window of Niallia sp. Man26 DNA:
- a CDS encoding metalloregulator ArsR/SmtB family transcription factor — MSISPNITALTALLTEESRATILAGLMDGKYHTASELAYMAKITPQTASFHLAKLVENNLVTTEKNGRFRYFRLANEEVANTLEILMSISPPPEIRSLKQSSQLKRLENARTCYDHLAGRVSVQLTKIMEDAGYIERSDKQFIVTAKGESFFQKLGLDLVGLSKKRRSFSHACLDWSERTHHLGGALGNGLFERYIKLGWIEAKENSREIMITARGKSGFKEFFGIENLL; from the coding sequence TTGAGTATAAGTCCGAATATTACGGCCCTGACCGCTTTACTTACAGAGGAATCAAGAGCAACTATACTGGCAGGTTTAATGGATGGAAAGTACCATACAGCCAGCGAACTAGCATATATGGCCAAAATCACACCACAAACGGCCAGCTTCCACCTTGCAAAACTAGTCGAAAATAATCTTGTGACTACGGAAAAAAATGGACGTTTCAGATATTTTCGATTAGCAAATGAAGAAGTAGCGAATACACTTGAGATATTAATGTCTATCTCTCCACCACCAGAAATTCGTTCATTAAAACAATCAAGTCAATTAAAAAGGCTAGAAAATGCGAGAACCTGTTACGATCATCTAGCGGGACGCGTAAGTGTACAACTAACAAAAATAATGGAAGATGCAGGATACATAGAAAGAAGTGATAAACAATTCATCGTAACAGCAAAAGGAGAATCCTTTTTTCAAAAATTAGGATTAGATTTAGTAGGTTTATCTAAGAAACGCCGCTCTTTTTCACATGCATGTCTTGACTGGAGTGAACGTACTCATCATTTAGGAGGAGCATTAGGAAACGGTTTATTTGAGAGGTATATTAAATTAGGCTGGATTGAAGCAAAAGAGAATTCTCGGGAAATCATGATTACAGCGCGAGGGAAGTCTGGATTCAAAGAATTTTTTGGAATCGAGAATCTGCTTTAA
- a CDS encoding HNH endonuclease signature motif containing protein yields MNTYIVMQGSKYHEVRDLGIIWSPQIDKGGNTEHSWERMKEVKKGDRIFHYVKGNIVAISIAKEDCIESRRPLVLQSDLFDDEVGYLVELEYYELDKSVNVKGKFAEILPVLPLKYSPFQEDASGNSGYLYPCNEELAIKLLELIGELNIYLIDTEQLELSMDYIKVTEHNTLIPVIAETESEVKTKIRLGQQRFKKDLLQLWGCKCALCDIDLPELLRASRSKPWKDSTNEERIDPYNGLLLCCNHDALYENGKIAFDGQGRLHISPEIKEEDYLKYSLLTKKKIKLNPENKVYFKWHKRNVWSKAIDVKEEMESGDLG; encoded by the coding sequence TTGAACACATATATCGTAATGCAAGGAAGCAAGTATCATGAAGTAAGGGATTTAGGAATCATTTGGTCGCCTCAAATAGATAAGGGCGGCAATACAGAACATTCCTGGGAAAGAATGAAGGAAGTTAAAAAGGGCGACCGGATTTTTCACTATGTGAAAGGAAATATTGTTGCTATCAGCATTGCTAAAGAGGACTGCATCGAATCAAGAAGACCTCTTGTTTTACAATCTGACCTTTTTGATGACGAAGTAGGCTACTTAGTTGAGCTAGAGTATTATGAGCTGGATAAATCAGTTAATGTAAAAGGGAAATTTGCGGAAATTCTCCCAGTGCTACCTTTAAAATATTCACCATTTCAAGAGGATGCTAGCGGCAACTCAGGCTACTTATATCCATGTAACGAAGAACTAGCAATCAAGCTACTAGAGTTAATCGGTGAATTGAACATCTATTTAATTGATACAGAGCAATTGGAATTATCCATGGATTATATTAAAGTAACAGAACATAATACTTTGATTCCAGTAATTGCCGAAACAGAGTCAGAGGTTAAAACAAAAATCAGACTAGGTCAGCAACGATTCAAAAAAGATTTGTTGCAACTGTGGGGCTGTAAGTGTGCCCTTTGTGATATAGACCTTCCAGAACTGCTGCGAGCAAGCCGCTCTAAGCCATGGAAAGACAGCACGAACGAAGAGCGAATTGATCCATATAACGGCTTACTGCTTTGCTGCAATCATGATGCATTATACGAAAACGGCAAAATAGCATTTGATGGGCAAGGAAGATTGCATATATCTCCTGAAATAAAGGAGGAGGACTACTTGAAATATAGCTTATTAACGAAGAAGAAGATTAAGCTGAATCCGGAGAATAAAGTGTATTTTAAGTGGCATAAGCGGAATGTATGGAGCAAAGCAATAGATGTTAAAGAGGAAATGGAAAGCGGGGATTTAGGATAA
- a CDS encoding sulfite exporter TauE/SafE family protein, which translates to MDIYICILLVIVGIIAGGYGTIVGSGGGFIFVPALLLIFHMDPKLAAGSGLVIVLINSLSGVVGYAKQKRISYHTGLTLSAGAIPGSLLGVWLLQIYSSSYFYVIFATVLVALGIFLFAKNPPFASLKKKKRLLSKEGSGEDEVAAAVEKTPDFKETACLPLVSILPIGFFMGILSSYLGIGGGWLLVPILIYAFKLPTHIATATSIFSLTIYSLVGVFSQWFYSSIDWNTVLWGSIGVIIGSQIGVLLSRKIPGTVILQMLSVLLIIIGFRMYLS; encoded by the coding sequence TTGGACATTTATATTTGTATTTTACTGGTTATCGTTGGCATTATTGCTGGAGGCTACGGCACAATAGTTGGGTCTGGCGGCGGCTTTATCTTTGTACCTGCTCTTCTGCTCATATTCCATATGGATCCAAAACTTGCAGCCGGCTCTGGTCTAGTGATTGTGTTAATTAACTCTCTCTCAGGAGTTGTTGGATATGCAAAACAAAAACGAATTTCTTATCATACAGGCTTAACACTTAGCGCAGGCGCAATTCCTGGTTCCCTACTCGGAGTTTGGCTCCTGCAAATCTACTCATCCAGCTATTTTTATGTCATATTCGCAACAGTTTTAGTTGCTTTAGGGATTTTCCTATTTGCTAAAAATCCCCCATTTGCGAGCTTAAAAAAGAAAAAGCGGCTATTAAGCAAAGAAGGCAGTGGTGAAGATGAAGTAGCTGCTGCAGTTGAGAAAACTCCTGATTTTAAGGAGACTGCATGTCTGCCATTAGTCTCTATTCTCCCAATCGGGTTTTTTATGGGCATCCTTTCAAGCTACTTAGGAATTGGGGGCGGCTGGCTGCTAGTTCCAATATTGATTTACGCCTTTAAATTGCCAACACATATTGCTACAGCAACATCTATCTTCTCCTTAACCATTTATTCTCTAGTCGGTGTTTTTTCGCAATGGTTCTACAGCAGTATTGATTGGAACACAGTCTTATGGGGCAGTATTGGCGTAATTATCGGTTCACAGATCGGTGTGCTGCTGTCGAGAAAAATTCCAGGCACGGTGATTTTGCAAATGCTGTCTGTGCTGTTGATTATAATTGGTTTTCGGATGTATTTAAGTTGA
- a CDS encoding DMT family transporter: MTKYNFFILIILTTALMGSSFAIGKIGLSYSSPLLLAGLRFVLAGIIMAVIVKKFKRPQPSGYRNWRRILIIGALQTAGVMGCIFISLRTITASESSILTFMNPLLVIIFGTIFMGNRYRWYQWSGVVLGFVGVGIILGGIKDFNIGIVFGAFSAVFWAISTLLVNKWGRHFDTWALSAYQMLFGGGILLFLSFLLEDPFFYINKNSILILLWLSIMSSIVQFAVWYFLLQKGDPGKTSSYLFLAPFFGVLTGNILLQEVISYSLISGGIFILLGIYLVNNNFKKEIVSSNSYPLR, from the coding sequence ATGACTAAATACAACTTTTTTATATTAATTATCTTGACTACTGCATTAATGGGCTCATCATTTGCCATCGGTAAAATAGGTTTAAGCTATTCAAGTCCTTTATTATTGGCTGGGTTACGATTTGTTCTTGCTGGCATTATTATGGCTGTTATCGTAAAGAAATTTAAAAGACCGCAGCCTAGTGGTTATAGAAATTGGCGAAGAATCCTAATTATCGGAGCTCTACAAACAGCAGGCGTAATGGGGTGTATTTTTATTAGCTTAAGAACAATTACAGCCAGTGAATCTTCCATCCTAACTTTTATGAATCCTTTATTAGTAATTATTTTTGGGACTATTTTTATGGGTAACCGTTACAGATGGTATCAATGGAGCGGTGTTGTCCTAGGATTTGTTGGTGTTGGAATTATATTGGGCGGAATTAAGGATTTTAATATAGGCATAGTTTTTGGAGCTTTCTCCGCTGTTTTTTGGGCAATTTCAACATTATTAGTTAATAAGTGGGGGAGGCATTTTGATACATGGGCACTTTCTGCCTATCAAATGCTATTTGGTGGGGGAATACTCCTCTTTTTAAGTTTCTTACTCGAAGATCCTTTCTTTTATATCAATAAAAACTCGATATTAATTCTTTTATGGTTAAGTATCATGTCTTCAATCGTTCAATTTGCGGTATGGTATTTTCTCTTACAAAAAGGAGATCCAGGTAAAACAAGTTCTTATTTGTTTTTAGCTCCATTTTTTGGTGTTTTAACTGGGAATATATTGCTACAGGAGGTTATTTCTTATTCGCTTATAAGTGGAGGAATATTCATTTTGTTAGGAATTTATCTTGTAAATAACAACTTTAAGAAAGAAATTGTTAGCAGCAATAGTTATCCCTTACGATAA
- a CDS encoding glycerol kinase, with protein MDIKYLSTTALSKELQLPAKEVFKLLSDNGLVRRLDDNWLLTELGKNKGGVIKSHPRYGSYIAWTEEFKQDKIFTSKEEEKNLLTSTALGKHFGISKFRINPILSELGLVQKSVKGWTVTPLGKLVGGKQLEYDKTGVPYVCWKSSILTRSRIINALKEAKGDSIEEKNEVQEKETIGFREKFEATHRSADGHYVRSRAEMLIDNWLYMSEIVHAYERKLPVEEDVYCDFYLPVGKVYIEYWGLENDPRYLHRKSEKLRVYKKYEFNLIELNDADIQNLDDILPKKLLKFGIQAY; from the coding sequence ATGGACATTAAATATTTATCTACCACTGCTCTTTCAAAAGAGTTACAGTTACCAGCTAAAGAGGTATTTAAGCTGTTATCAGATAACGGCCTAGTAAGAAGACTGGATGATAACTGGTTATTAACTGAATTAGGTAAAAATAAGGGTGGAGTAATAAAGAGCCATCCTCGTTATGGGAGTTATATTGCATGGACTGAGGAATTTAAGCAGGATAAAATCTTCACTTCTAAAGAAGAAGAAAAAAACTTGCTGACTTCTACTGCACTAGGAAAGCATTTTGGAATATCAAAATTTAGAATAAACCCCATTTTATCTGAATTGGGTTTAGTTCAAAAGTCAGTTAAAGGATGGACTGTAACTCCATTAGGTAAATTAGTGGGAGGAAAACAATTAGAATATGATAAGACAGGGGTTCCCTATGTCTGTTGGAAATCTAGTATTCTAACAAGAAGCAGGATTATTAATGCTTTGAAAGAGGCAAAAGGAGATTCAATCGAAGAAAAAAATGAAGTTCAAGAAAAAGAAACAATAGGGTTCCGTGAAAAGTTTGAAGCAACACACAGAAGTGCTGATGGTCATTATGTACGATCCAGAGCAGAAATGTTAATAGATAACTGGCTATATATGTCTGAGATTGTACATGCATATGAAAGAAAACTCCCTGTTGAAGAAGATGTATATTGTGATTTTTATTTGCCAGTAGGTAAAGTCTATATAGAATACTGGGGACTTGAGAATGATCCAAGGTACTTACATAGAAAATCAGAAAAACTAAGGGTCTATAAAAAATACGAATTTAACTTGATTGAATTAAACGACGCTGATATCCAGAACCTAGATGATATTTTACCTAAAAAATTGTTGAAGTTTGGTATTCAGGCATACTAA
- a CDS encoding LysR family transcriptional regulator, whose product MNIDSLKMFCLVVEEGTISQAARLSFVTQPAVTRQIRQLEEIYQAQLFERNAGKLTLSKAGEILYPYAKEMVEYSKLSFEAIQELTGNEEIVLNIGASSTIGEYLLPGLLGQFSKSYPDLKFSLSIGNTPTVLAKLENNEIDIAFVEGAVDNDSLIREKFADDELILVTSPAHPWSNKEQIGIQELLDEKMIWREIGSGTRVIVESALAEHGILEKIKSAMELGSYQSIKSAVEADLGVSILPKLTVTREIQYGTLHEVKISNFLISRDLWMVQKSHRFKKSGLKYFIQYIRH is encoded by the coding sequence GTGAACATAGACAGCTTAAAAATGTTTTGCCTCGTTGTTGAGGAAGGTACAATCAGCCAAGCAGCCCGCCTAAGCTTTGTTACACAGCCTGCTGTGACAAGGCAGATTAGACAACTCGAAGAAATCTATCAAGCACAGCTGTTTGAGAGAAACGCTGGAAAATTGACCTTATCAAAAGCAGGTGAAATTCTTTATCCATATGCAAAAGAGATGGTCGAGTATTCTAAGCTTTCTTTTGAGGCTATCCAGGAATTGACTGGGAATGAGGAAATCGTTTTAAATATTGGAGCCAGCTCCACAATTGGTGAATACCTATTGCCAGGATTATTAGGACAATTCAGCAAGAGTTATCCTGACTTGAAATTCAGTCTTTCGATCGGAAACACACCTACGGTTTTAGCTAAACTTGAAAATAACGAAATCGATATTGCTTTTGTTGAAGGTGCGGTTGATAACGATAGCTTAATTCGAGAGAAGTTTGCGGATGATGAGCTTATCCTTGTAACCTCTCCTGCCCATCCTTGGAGCAATAAAGAGCAAATAGGTATTCAGGAATTGCTTGATGAAAAAATGATTTGGAGAGAAATTGGTTCAGGTACACGCGTGATTGTTGAGTCTGCATTAGCTGAACATGGCATACTTGAAAAGATTAAAAGTGCAATGGAGCTGGGTAGCTATCAATCAATTAAAAGTGCGGTAGAAGCAGACTTAGGTGTCAGCATACTCCCAAAGTTAACGGTTACCAGGGAGATCCAATACGGAACATTGCATGAAGTTAAAATAAGCAATTTCCTGATTTCCCGAGATTTATGGATGGTGCAAAAATCTCACCGCTTTAAAAAGTCCGGGTTAAAATACTTCATTCAATATATTCGCCATTAA
- a CDS encoding penicillin-binding transpeptidase domain-containing protein, producing MNSRVENNRKRFKPYLLSFLIILLSIGGIYLVLTLLNKNDYASFEGAAKSYIQILEKKEYKKLNNVLDEQSYKSLDYTLAEVTDKYNRIFNGLNITDIHASQISLEKVKTNLYELSYQLSFTTPLGSLENLKYKTEIIKSDDNYVVKWEPSLIFPGMEGKDKIAYQYFKAERGEIQDHLGNGLAINENFKSMGIVPKDLGEGQEKEDNLQNISEQFDLSLEEINKKLDQSWVKDDLFVPMKTMEASKAKQVTGVSYQTIKLRYYPLKEAAANLIGYIGKVTKEDIDKNPRLADGDMIGKAGLEMAFDKQLRGKDGGEISIVAANGEKKQVIQQVEKADGEDIQLTIDSYIQSEAFKQFAGKAGSTVVMNPKAGGLYALVSSPSYDPNKMVQGISQQDYDFYAKDEDKPFISRFAVGYAPGSTFKTITASIGLDANVTYPDKLRQINGLSWQKDGSWGGYSVTRVSDVQNVDMHKALIYSDNIYFAQEGLEMGEDVFRNGLSKFIFGEELELPIAMNPAQISSEKTFKSDILLADTAYGQGELLINPIQQAVMYTVFQNEGKIVYPTLLADNGSTKTKEAILSSTAAEMVRSLKEVVSNPNGTAHLLYNPQYQLAAKTGTAELKSKQGENGNENSFLLAFDTEQDNFLMLSLVENYTKGSSATQLNKSLIEKLYAYFGMQ from the coding sequence TTGAATAGTAGAGTCGAAAACAATCGTAAGAGATTTAAACCTTATTTACTATCGTTTTTAATCATTTTATTGAGTATCGGGGGGATTTATTTAGTTCTAACATTACTGAACAAAAATGATTATGCTTCATTCGAAGGAGCAGCAAAAAGTTATATTCAAATTTTAGAAAAAAAGGAGTATAAGAAGTTAAACAATGTACTCGATGAACAATCATATAAATCGTTAGATTATACATTGGCAGAAGTAACAGATAAATATAATCGTATATTCAATGGTTTAAATATAACGGATATACATGCTTCACAGATTTCATTAGAAAAGGTGAAAACCAATCTTTATGAATTGTCTTATCAATTAAGCTTCACAACTCCTTTAGGAAGTTTAGAGAATTTGAAATATAAAACAGAAATAATTAAGTCGGATGATAATTATGTAGTGAAGTGGGAACCTTCGTTAATTTTCCCTGGCATGGAAGGCAAAGATAAAATAGCATATCAATACTTTAAAGCAGAACGAGGAGAGATTCAAGATCATCTAGGGAATGGCTTGGCAATCAATGAAAACTTTAAGTCGATGGGAATTGTTCCGAAGGATTTAGGCGAAGGACAGGAAAAAGAGGATAATCTTCAAAATATAAGCGAACAATTTGATCTATCGCTAGAAGAAATAAATAAAAAACTAGATCAAAGCTGGGTCAAAGATGATTTATTTGTTCCGATGAAAACAATGGAAGCAAGTAAAGCGAAACAAGTGACAGGAGTGTCCTATCAAACTATTAAACTGCGGTATTATCCTTTGAAAGAAGCGGCCGCGAATTTAATTGGTTATATCGGAAAAGTAACGAAAGAAGATATCGATAAAAATCCCCGTTTAGCTGATGGAGATATGATTGGAAAAGCTGGCTTGGAAATGGCCTTTGATAAGCAATTGCGTGGCAAGGACGGTGGAGAGATATCAATTGTTGCTGCAAATGGCGAAAAGAAGCAAGTCATTCAACAAGTAGAAAAAGCAGATGGAGAAGATATTCAGCTGACAATTGATTCTTACATACAATCAGAAGCATTTAAACAATTTGCTGGCAAAGCAGGCTCAACTGTTGTCATGAACCCGAAAGCAGGCGGGCTATATGCTTTAGTAAGTTCTCCGTCCTATGATCCTAATAAAATGGTTCAAGGCATTTCTCAACAGGACTATGATTTCTATGCAAAGGACGAGGATAAACCATTTATTTCCCGATTTGCGGTTGGCTATGCACCTGGCTCAACATTCAAAACAATAACCGCCAGTATTGGCCTTGATGCTAATGTCACTTATCCAGATAAGCTCCGACAAATAAATGGATTGAGCTGGCAAAAGGATGGAAGCTGGGGAGGCTATTCCGTTACCCGCGTTTCCGATGTGCAAAATGTAGATATGCACAAGGCATTAATTTATTCTGATAATATTTATTTTGCGCAAGAGGGACTGGAAATGGGAGAAGACGTGTTTAGAAATGGGTTAAGTAAGTTTATTTTCGGCGAAGAGTTAGAATTGCCAATAGCCATGAATCCAGCACAGATTTCTAGTGAAAAAACATTTAAATCGGATATCCTTCTGGCAGATACGGCTTATGGTCAAGGTGAATTATTGATTAATCCTATTCAACAGGCTGTCATGTACACTGTTTTTCAGAATGAAGGGAAAATAGTTTATCCGACATTACTCGCAGATAATGGCAGTACCAAAACAAAAGAAGCTATTTTAAGTTCAACAGCGGCAGAAATGGTAAGAAGCTTAAAAGAAGTGGTAAGCAATCCAAATGGTACCGCACATCTGCTTTATAACCCACAATATCAGCTAGCTGCAAAAACGGGAACAGCAGAATTAAAATCGAAACAAGGCGAAAATGGCAATGAAAACAGCTTTTTGCTCGCCTTTGATACAGAGCAAGATAATTTTCTGATGCTTTCCCTTGTAGAGAATTATACAAAAGGAAGCTCAGCCACCCAACTGAATAAATCATTAATCGAAAAGCTGTATGCCTATTTTGGGATGCAGTAA
- a CDS encoding DHA2 family efflux MFS transporter permease subunit, which translates to MNTIAKAATKPSSTTPLFAVLLAGAFVAFLNQTVINVALPDIMSHFKIDAVQANWLSTIFLLTNGIVIPVTAFLMERFTTRQLFLFSIGVFAVGTLICAMAGTFPIMLVGRVVQAIGAGILFPLITNVIFTIFPLNRRGFAMGIFGVAMNFAPAIGPTWAGWIIESYNWRVIFYIIAPIALIDFILAIFFVKNVTQTSRPKLDSLGVILSTIGFGGILYAFSTAGSKGWSSTEVVTMFIIGGISLILFVWRQLVVKHPILEFRIFKYKLFTLTTIINVAVTMSMFSGMILMPIYMQNIHGFSALEAGFMLLPGGIVMGIMSPITGKLFDKYGAKWLAIIGLAITMVTTFALTRLEVDTSYSYILWVYTIRMFGMSLIMMPIFTAGLNDLGLSLNKYGTAMVNTFRMVAGAIGMAFFVSIMTDQGTNHAKDWMKLHNILPTDKLGMAQAAKEGTVMGINDAFMIATYLTIVAFLLAFFIKGSKPGEKKA; encoded by the coding sequence TTGAATACTATTGCTAAAGCTGCAACGAAACCTTCTAGTACAACACCACTATTTGCTGTTCTGCTGGCAGGGGCTTTTGTTGCATTTTTAAATCAGACGGTTATAAATGTAGCGTTGCCTGATATTATGTCTCATTTTAAAATTGATGCAGTGCAAGCGAACTGGTTAAGTACGATATTTTTGTTAACGAATGGTATCGTTATTCCGGTTACTGCCTTTTTGATGGAGAGATTTACGACAAGGCAATTATTTTTATTTTCAATAGGAGTATTTGCTGTTGGTACATTAATCTGTGCAATGGCTGGCACGTTCCCAATCATGCTTGTTGGACGGGTAGTACAAGCAATCGGTGCGGGTATTTTATTCCCATTAATTACGAATGTGATTTTCACTATTTTCCCACTAAATAGACGCGGATTTGCCATGGGTATCTTCGGTGTGGCAATGAACTTCGCTCCTGCAATTGGTCCTACATGGGCTGGCTGGATTATTGAATCCTACAATTGGCGCGTTATCTTTTACATTATTGCTCCAATTGCTCTCATCGACTTTATTCTTGCGATCTTCTTCGTGAAAAATGTCACACAAACAAGCAGACCAAAGTTAGATTCCTTAGGAGTTATTCTTTCAACAATTGGATTTGGCGGAATTTTATACGCTTTTTCAACAGCTGGATCAAAGGGTTGGTCTTCAACAGAAGTAGTAACAATGTTTATCATTGGCGGCATCAGCCTTATCCTGTTCGTATGGCGTCAGCTTGTTGTTAAGCATCCAATCTTAGAGTTCAGGATTTTCAAGTACAAGCTGTTCACATTAACAACAATCATCAACGTTGCTGTTACAATGTCCATGTTCTCTGGAATGATTTTAATGCCGATTTACATGCAAAACATCCACGGTTTCAGCGCTTTAGAAGCTGGCTTCATGCTGTTGCCTGGCGGAATTGTAATGGGGATCATGTCTCCTATCACAGGTAAACTGTTCGATAAATATGGCGCAAAATGGCTTGCTATTATCGGATTGGCAATTACAATGGTGACAACATTTGCGTTAACAAGATTAGAAGTAGACACAAGTTATTCCTATATTCTATGGGTTTATACAATTAGAATGTTCGGTATGTCTCTCATCATGATGCCAATCTTTACTGCAGGACTTAATGATTTAGGTCTAAGCTTGAATAAATATGGAACTGCTATGGTTAACACATTCCGAATGGTTGCTGGCGCAATCGGCATGGCCTTCTTCGTATCAATCATGACAGATCAAGGCACAAACCATGCTAAAGACTGGATGAAGCTGCATAACATACTGCCGACAGATAAGCTTGGCATGGCTCAAGCAGCGAAGGAAGGAACAGTCATGGGAATCAATGATGCCTTTATGATTGCCACTTACTTGACAATTGTTGCATTTTTGTTGGCTTTCTTTATTAAAGGATCTAAGCCTGGAGAGAAGAAAGCTTAA
- a CDS encoding PAS domain S-box protein codes for MSKKNFLYLYIVVSLLWIFGTDYLLNFVDSKSTMLFLQKLKGILYVCFTSILIYVLIVRKEEFETVTEEKKQLQTLINSMVDFVKFKDGDGRWLEVNEAGLKFFQLEGLDFRGKTDSEMAKFTDFYHDALVSIEQSDEEAWKSGKVTRHLEYLSLPNGETRTFDTIKVPNFNDDGSRHSLVIIGRDITDHLMTEKDLSTTKQQYQSLFENNPDMVYVLDLDGKVVNVNRQFEKITGYSAEEFIGKEIVSLVTDEFQELLRNSLLSHVLQGKSSTKETKIKKRDGSISDISCTTFPMMLDGEIVGVIGYGRDVTAIKETEAMLRKAEKLSVAGELAASVAHEIRNPLTSIRGFIQLMKSDNKPSDKTFHQIVLDEIDRINDIVSELLLLAKPQELAYEKARVESIMSSVFGLLESQSNLYGVETKLEVLGALPEIDCEPNQLKQLFINIIKNSIEADSNKVNITMKNTKDGFIRIKVKDDGCGIEKDRIKRLGEPFYSAKEKGTGLGLTVSYRIVQAHKGKIRYASEVNEGTEVEILLPISID; via the coding sequence ATGTCAAAAAAGAATTTTCTTTATTTATATATAGTAGTCAGTTTACTATGGATCTTCGGAACAGATTATTTACTAAATTTTGTCGACAGTAAATCGACTATGCTGTTTCTGCAAAAATTAAAAGGAATTTTATATGTTTGTTTTACTAGTATTCTTATTTATGTCCTCATTGTCAGAAAAGAGGAATTCGAAACCGTAACAGAAGAGAAAAAACAGCTGCAAACGCTGATTAATTCAATGGTTGATTTTGTGAAGTTTAAAGACGGAGACGGCCGGTGGCTTGAGGTAAATGAAGCTGGTTTGAAGTTTTTTCAGCTAGAAGGTCTCGATTTTAGAGGGAAAACGGATTCCGAAATGGCGAAGTTTACAGACTTTTATCATGATGCACTTGTTAGCATTGAACAATCAGACGAAGAAGCATGGAAGTCTGGCAAAGTTACGCGGCATTTAGAATATCTCTCACTTCCTAATGGGGAAACGAGAACATTTGATACAATAAAAGTCCCTAATTTCAATGATGATGGAAGCCGCCATTCATTAGTAATAATTGGCCGTGATATTACAGATCATCTAATGACAGAAAAGGACTTGAGCACAACAAAGCAGCAATATCAGTCCCTCTTTGAAAATAACCCGGATATGGTGTATGTCCTTGATTTAGACGGAAAAGTAGTGAATGTAAATCGCCAGTTTGAGAAAATAACAGGCTACAGCGCAGAAGAGTTTATTGGCAAAGAAATCGTCAGCTTAGTTACAGACGAATTTCAAGAACTTCTCAGGAACTCATTATTATCTCATGTTCTTCAAGGCAAATCATCTACAAAAGAAACAAAAATCAAAAAAAGAGATGGCAGTATCAGTGATATATCCTGTACTACTTTTCCGATGATGTTGGACGGCGAAATCGTCGGTGTTATAGGTTATGGCAGAGATGTTACCGCAATAAAAGAAACGGAAGCGATGCTCCGCAAAGCAGAAAAGCTGTCTGTCGCTGGTGAATTGGCAGCAAGTGTTGCCCATGAAATCAGAAATCCACTTACCTCCATACGCGGATTTATTCAGCTAATGAAATCAGATAACAAACCATCAGACAAAACCTTTCATCAAATTGTCTTAGATGAAATCGACCGAATTAACGATATCGTTAGTGAGCTATTATTACTAGCAAAACCACAAGAACTGGCATATGAAAAAGCAAGAGTAGAAAGCATTATGAGCTCTGTATTTGGATTGCTTGAATCTCAATCAAATCTGTATGGAGTAGAAACAAAATTAGAAGTACTAGGCGCACTCCCAGAAATAGATTGTGAGCCAAACCAATTAAAACAGCTGTTCATTAACATTATTAAAAATTCAATCGAAGCAGATTCCAACAAAGTAAACATCACCATGAAAAATACAAAAGACGGCTTCATCCGAATAAAAGTAAAGGACGATGGCTGCGGAATAGAAAAGGACAGAATCAAACGACTCGGAGAACCATTTTATTCAGCAAAAGAAAAAGGAACAGGCTTAGGGTTAACGGTCAGTTACCGGATTGTTCAGGCACATAAAGGAAAAATCCGTTATGCAAGTGAGGTTAATGAAGGTACAGAAGTGGAGATTTTGCTCCCGATTAGCATAGATTAA
- a CDS encoding BH0509 family protein: protein MSRIERNSKVQELLEQHLFNEKETAKMTDSQIEYYHWLYFVDSVYDYM from the coding sequence ATGAGCCGAATCGAAAGAAATTCAAAAGTTCAAGAATTACTTGAGCAGCATTTATTCAATGAGAAAGAAACCGCCAAAATGACGGATTCACAGATTGAATATTATCACTGGCTCTATTTTGTTGATTCAGTTTATGATTATATGTAA